The genomic DNA GGCTTCAGCGGTTCGTCGGGCGGCGTAAACACCAACAACTTCGCACTGAACGAACTGGTGGAAGTGGAAGCTCCCAAGGCTGCTCCTAAAGCTGCTAAGTAAGCCTGTTGCTCAGGTCTGCTACCAAAGCGTAGACAGCAAAAAGCTAGAATGGGGACAACGATTCTGGGAAGGTAAGCGATCGAACGCTGCGAAATTCCTGAGAATTCTGCCCCCATTTTTATTGCGTTTTAATCTGTGCCTGAACTGCCTGAAGTTGAAACCGTTCGCCGGGGTCTGAACCGCGTCACTCTGAATCAGCCGATGTGGAATGGGGCTGTATTGCTCGATCGCACGATCGCCTATCCCGGTTCGACGCCAGAATTTTTAGCAGGAATTGCGGGTAAATCGATCGCCCAGTGGCAGCGGCGCGGCAAATATCTCCTGGCAGATTTGGCAGACGGGACGGCCAATCCGGCGGGATGTCTGGGGGTGCATCTGCGAATGACGGGACAGTTGCTCTGGATGGCGGAGGATGAGCCGCTGCAAAAACACGCCCGCGTCCGGCTGTTCTTCCCGGAGGGACGAGAACTACGATTTGTCGATCAGCGCACCTTTGGTCAGATGTGGTACGTGCCGCCCGATCGCCCGCCGGAATCGATCATTACTGGACTTCGAGCGCTGGGTGTAGAGCCGCTGTCGGCAGAATTTACCGCTGACTATCTGGCGGAACGGCTGCAAAACCGCAAGCGACCGATCAAAAATGCCCTGCTGGATCAGGCGATCGTCGCGGGTATTGGCAATATCTACGCCGATGAATCCCTCTTCCTCAGCCAGATCCGCCCGGAAACCCTCGCCTCCGACCTGAAGCCAGACCAGATCCAGCGACTCCACCAGTCCATTATCAAAGTGCTGCAAGACAGCATCGGCGCAGGGGGAACGACCTTCAGCGACTTCCGCGATATTCAAGGAATTAACGGCAACTATGGCGGCATTGCCTGGGTGTACGATCGCAAAGGCGAACCCTGCCGCACCTGCGAAACCCCGATCGAACGAATTAAACTGGCGGGGCGATCGGCTCACTATTGTCCGAGTTGTCAGCCGTCTGCTTAATTCATTTCAGGAGGTCGCTTATGCAAAATCCACGTCATGCTTCCCTACTCACCAGTGGACAAGAGCAAGTCCTCACCATTCCCTATGAATTCGCTCTGTCGGGTACGGAAGTTTTGCTACGCAAGGAAGGTCATCGCTTAATTATTGAACCCATTCCTTCCAGTTCTCTACTTTCCTTGTTGATGAGGTTAGAAGACATTGCAGATGATTTTCCTAGCGTAGATGAGGGACTGCTTCCCCTGAATGACATCAATCTCTAGTGCCGCTCAATGACGGGAGCATCCCACTTATGCAAAAACAGAGAAGGGAGCGACAATAGAGGGGTTGGGCAAGAGGTAAGGTTGATGACTCCAGAAGAGCAGGAACGGATCAGAGCTTGCAGTCAAGAGATCGCAGAAATTCTGTATCGCAATAGCGACAAAGCGAGCCTGAAGACGCTAGAGGGGATTGAGCAAACGGTTCGCCAACAGATGCTCGAACACGTTAGTCCGGAAGTTGCCCTTTTTTTGTCAACGGTGCAGTCCGACCCGGCAAAGGACGAAGCCGACCGCTAAAGAGTCTGGTGGGTAAGTTGTGCTTGCAAAAGCATCAAGCCGAACGGTTGGGAGTCAAGCCCCGGAGTCGGATAAGTGGAGGCTTAGAGAAGGCTTGCTTACGGCTGAGTGCGAATGAGTCATTTCAGAATGCGGAAGCAGACATTGCTGCATTGACGGGGATAGCGGTGGGGCACTCGACCCAACAACGCTTGGTAGGACGGCAGGCATGGGAGTTGCCGGAGGCGAAACAAGGCGTCAGTGAGATCAGCATTGACGGCGGGAAAGTGCGCTTGCGTGACCTCCAAGACAGCGACAGCCGATGGCGGGACTATAAAGCAGTGCGGTTGCAGGGAACATACTATGCTGCCTTTTATCAGGACAATGAGAGCTTGGTCGATTACCTCAATGCTCAACGGTTGCTTAAGCCTGTAGTGTGTTTAGGCGATGGGCATGAGGGGGTGTGGAATCTGTTTGGTCAAATCGCCTCTGCCGATGAGCGGCGAGAGATTCTCGACTGGTATCACCTCAAAGAGAATCTCTACAAAGTGGGCGGGTCGCTCAAACGCCTGAAAAAAGCTGAGTCCTTGCTGTGGCAGGGGCAGGTGGAACAGGCGAAGGCACTGTTTGCCGATTGTCAAAGGAAACAGGCGCGCAATTTTGAAGCCTATCTAGACAAACATCGTTCCCGGATTGTCCATTATGCCGACACCCAGACCCAACAACTCTGCTCGATTGGTTCAGGGGCAGTGGAATCGGCGGTCAAACAGATTGGGCGACGTTTACAAATATCGGGGGCGCATTGGAACAGGGTGTCGGTCAATCCGATGTTGAACCTACGCTGTGCTTACCTCAATGGGCTGCTTGCTAGTTGATATTTCTGCATAAGTGGGATGCTCCCCTCAATGACCTATCAGTACTTGCTTGATACCAGCGTTCTGTCAGATCTGGTTAGGCATCCTCAAGGTCGAGTTTTCCAGCGTATTGCTGCTGTTAATGAGGACAGCGTTTGTACAAGCATTATTGTGGCGTGTGAACTCAGGTTTGGAGCAGTTAAGAGCGGTTCCGCGCGTTTGATTCAGCAATTGGAGCACATTCTTGAATTCTTCCAGTTCTTCCTCTAGAACCGCCTGTGGATCAGCATTACGCCTCAATTCGTACACATTTAGAGCAAGCAGGAAC from Leptolyngbya ohadii IS1 includes the following:
- a CDS encoding antitoxin, producing the protein MQNPRHASLLTSGQEQVLTIPYEFALSGTEVLLRKEGHRLIIEPIPSSSLLSLLMRLEDIADDFPSVDEGLLPLNDINL
- a CDS encoding PIN domain-containing protein: MTYQYLLDTSVLSDLVRHPQGRVFQRIAAVNEDSVCTSIIVACELRFGAVKSGSARLIQQLEHILEFFQFFL
- a CDS encoding DNA-formamidopyrimidine glycosylase; this translates as MPELPEVETVRRGLNRVTLNQPMWNGAVLLDRTIAYPGSTPEFLAGIAGKSIAQWQRRGKYLLADLADGTANPAGCLGVHLRMTGQLLWMAEDEPLQKHARVRLFFPEGRELRFVDQRTFGQMWYVPPDRPPESIITGLRALGVEPLSAEFTADYLAERLQNRKRPIKNALLDQAIVAGIGNIYADESLFLSQIRPETLASDLKPDQIQRLHQSIIKVLQDSIGAGGTTFSDFRDIQGINGNYGGIAWVYDRKGEPCRTCETPIERIKLAGRSAHYCPSCQPSA
- a CDS encoding ISKra4 family transposase (programmed frameshift); protein product: MTPEEQERIRACSQEIAEILYRNSDKASLKTLEGIEQTVRQQMLEHVSPEVAPFFVNGAVRPGKGRSRPLKSLVGKLCLQKHQAERLGVKPRSRISGGLEKACLRLSANESFQNAEADIAALTGIAVGHSTQQRLVGRQAWELPEAKQGVSEISIDGGKVRLRDLQDSDSRWRDYKAVRLQGTYYAAFYQDNESLVDYLNAQRLLKPVVCLGDGHEGVWNLFGQIASADERREILDWYHLKENLYKVGGSLKRLKKAESLLWQGQVEQAKALFADCQRKQARNFEAYLDKHRSRIVHYADTQTQQLCSIGSGAVESAVKQIGRRLQISGAHWNRVSVNPMLNLRCAYLNGLLAS